The following are encoded in a window of Chrysiogenia bacterium genomic DNA:
- the coaD gene encoding pantetheine-phosphate adenylyltransferase, translating to MGHLNIIDRAAEVFDRVIVAVAINVSKHGLFSREERVSLLNGLVADRPNVSVDSFQGLLVDYMDKSGYTTVLRGIRTVSDFESELQMAQANRLLKENVDTVFMMTDAHYSHLSSSIIREIITLGGDTKGMVSPQVEAALKEKLAPKD from the coding sequence ATGGGACACCTGAACATCATCGACCGCGCGGCCGAGGTTTTCGATCGCGTGATCGTGGCGGTGGCGATCAATGTTTCCAAGCACGGGCTATTCAGCCGCGAGGAACGCGTGAGCCTGCTCAACGGGCTGGTGGCAGACCGCCCCAATGTCTCGGTCGACAGTTTCCAGGGATTGCTGGTCGATTACATGGACAAGAGCGGATACACCACCGTGCTGCGCGGCATCCGCACGGTCTCGGATTTCGAGTCCGAGCTCCAGATGGCCCAGGCCAACCGGCTGCTCAAGGAAAACGTCGACACGGTCTTCATGATGACCGACGCGCACTACTCGCACCTTTCCTCGAGCATCATTCGCGAGATCATCACCCTGGGCGGTGATACAAAGGGAATGGTTTCCCCACAGGTGGAAGCCGCGCTCAAGGAAAAGCTCGCTCCCAAAGACTGA
- the rsmD gene encoding 16S rRNA (guanine(966)-N(2))-methyltransferase RsmD codes for MRIIAGKWGGRQLAAFRAPNVRPTTDRVREAVFSAVHAALLKREEDFEGLHVADLFAGTGALGFEALSRGAGRLTLVESSRRAAAVIRKNIESLAAGEQARLVESDVLGWLAAPGEPESACGLVFADPPYGLGKDAEILDLIARSAKVAPGALVIIERSARNPAPETPPGLELTRSRSYGDTAVDFYEKDTQ; via the coding sequence ATGCGGATCATCGCCGGAAAATGGGGCGGGCGGCAGCTCGCGGCCTTTCGGGCCCCCAACGTGCGCCCGACCACCGACCGGGTGCGCGAGGCCGTGTTCTCGGCGGTGCACGCGGCGCTTTTGAAGCGCGAAGAAGACTTCGAGGGCCTCCACGTGGCCGATCTCTTCGCCGGAACGGGCGCCCTGGGTTTTGAGGCCCTCTCGCGCGGGGCGGGGCGGCTCACCCTGGTGGAGTCGAGCCGCCGGGCGGCGGCGGTCATTCGCAAGAACATCGAGAGCCTTGCGGCCGGTGAGCAGGCGCGGCTGGTCGAGAGCGACGTGCTGGGCTGGTTGGCGGCGCCCGGAGAACCGGAAAGCGCCTGCGGGCTCGTCTTCGCCGATCCTCCCTACGGTCTGGGCAAGGATGCGGAAATCCTTGATCTCATTGCCCGCTCGGCTAAAGTGGCGCCGGGCGCGCTGGTGATTATCGAGCGAAGTGCCCGCAATCCGGCGCCTGAGACGCCCCCGGGACTCGAGCTCACCCGCTCGCGTTCCTACGGTGACACGGCCGTCGATTTCTACGAGAAAGACACGCAGTGA